Sequence from the Phalacrocorax carbo chromosome 8, bPhaCar2.1, whole genome shotgun sequence genome:
GGAACATCCCTGTGCTGATGGCAGCGCTTGCTTTGTCTGGATAAATGCTTTACAAAGGTCAGATCTTTGTTACTGCTCAACACACAAACACCTTTTGATCCAACACAGTGGCTCTGTCAGAAAGCACCATACTTGGCTGTGCAACCTTTATTCTCTTTTATTACAATAGTAATTCCAGGATATAAACAGGACAGAATGATGATGAAGTTCTGTCCCAGTGAATAAGGGGCTCAAAATCTATCTGGTTATAAAAAGCTAAATTTATGACTAACTTCAGTATAAGTGAGATAAAAATGAGCTAGGGAAATAAAGTACCAGTGCGCCTATGCATGGTTTTGCACTACACAACTTACCCTGACAATGAGGATCCACTTAATAAGAGACAGACCGAACCCAGAAATGGCCCCGTATCGTCCTGCAGCTGAAGTAGTCAggcagaaagacaggaaaaatccAATCCAGTTGAAGAGGAATGCCACtgagaaagcaggagaaaagcagcaggtcAGGCCCTCTTTAtattccaattaaaaaaaaaaaaaaaaaaaacaaaaacacaaccaTAAAACCCTTGCACACAGGTTTTTCTTGGTGCTACATAAACGTAAGTGCGAAAATAACTCAAGCTATTTTAGGTCACTGCCTGAAAAAAAGTAACTTCCATCATGTACTTACTGAAGAAAGTTAGCATGAAAATGCCATCATTTCCTATCCTCAGCTGGTCAGTGTCGTCAAAATCATCCCGTGTCACAAATTCGTCATCCTGCAAATCAAAGGGAGGCAAGACGTGGGCGGATTTTAAGTCATTCCAGTTCATACAGCAATTGCAGTTCTGCACGTGCCTCTTCAAGAAAGGGCCAGAAAACTCTACAGCCCTCAAAAAGCAGTGTACAAGGGAGGGATACAAAACGCTTCGCTCACGTTTAACGAAAGCCCCCCCATGGGGCAGGGGTGGAATCCTAAACCTCAAAAGGCTACAAATGCAAGCAGGAAAAATTCCTGCTTCTCATCCTGAGATGATGCAGAGCATGAAATACTAAATCAGCAGcgatacattatttttttaatgatagtCAAGATCCAGCATGTTCTTGTTCTCACTGTAAAGAATTCCTCTactcataaaaaaaattaaacttatcATCTCAGCAAGGAATTTGGCTTCTATGAAGAAGTACAATGAGCTGCGGACATCTAAGCTAGCAAGGGTGGAAGAAGGGGTTGAACAAGAGAGAATGTtgaaaaaagaaccaaaaataaattaaaaaatgaaaaaaataattattctgacAGTGGTTTTGTCACCCTTGTAGCAGCTGCACTGACCTGTGGAAAAGCCAACTAAGTAAGTGGCAGGAGTATcaagggggaggggaggaaataAGATTAGTCACAGAACTCTTGGGAGTGTGTGCTATCGCCACCCAGgaaagcttaaaaagaaaaaaaaaaaaaaaccaagtcaTGACACTTGCAGGAGTTAAACCAGAAATTCTACAGAAGAAATGTGAAGGGCAACAGCCGGGCAAGTGCACTCACCCTTCCAGGAACCAAGGGAATGGTGGCTTCAGCCTTGGTTCTCTCTGCCTCATCATAACTAGGCAGTGTTGTGGCCACGTTGTAAGATGGAGGCTTAGGAAATCCTGACTCATCCTTGTAATCAAAataagctgcaaaaaaaaaaaagttatacagAAGGTAACTTGTCAGTTCCTTAAGAACACTGTGTTGGGAATGAGAAGCCTTTCAGATGACTTCAGAAGACCCCGATATCCCGGACTGCTGAAGCCCCCTTCCCGCCCTTCCTAGCCTCTTGCCACCCcaaaacagaaagtgaaaaacacAGGAGCACCTTATCTAATACAAAGTAATACTCAGAGCACTACTTCAACATGCCTGGctgtacttatttttaaaacaatgatgCATGCTGCGTCTCTCCTGACTTCAATAAAGAGAAGTAGTCATATTTCAAGACCAAGTGGTTTGAGTGAGTCAAAGAAGGATCACTGCAAGCCTCAGGCCACTGGTACCAATTTTTCCACAGAGACTCCAAATTGTTTTCTG
This genomic interval carries:
- the NDFIP1 gene encoding NEDD4 family-interacting protein 1, yielding MAAAEPSSGRYQQLQNEEEPGEAAPVVNDAPPPYSSISAENTAYFDYKDESGFPKPPSYNVATTLPSYDEAERTKAEATIPLVPGRDDEFVTRDDFDDTDQLRIGNDGIFMLTFFMAFLFNWIGFFLSFCLTTSAAGRYGAISGFGLSLIKWILIVRFSTYFPGYFDGQYWLWWVFLVLGFLLFLRGFINYAKVRKMPDTFSTLPRTRVLFIY